In Tsuneonella amylolytica, one genomic interval encodes:
- a CDS encoding metal-dependent hydrolase family protein: MRIIGHLAIAAAALGFGTGVQAQDAAPETARTTVIHADRLVVDAASPVRGPSTVVVTDGRIASIADGFVEGPAGARVVRLDGKTLVPGLVDLHVHLTGDPGGDFWKEAIEPVEWSVVVGTKNAARTVRAGFTTVREAGSGGASAYALRRGTEDGMIVGPRIVAAGAPISIIGGHGDVTGFLPEVNELLSSGMTCTGASECAAKVRRASRNGADVIKITATGGVLSQQGRGLEAHFSDDEMKSIADTAHSLGLKVMAHAHGARGIEAASRAGIDTIEHGTYIDDAAIREMKKNGTVLVPTLMAFQGVAERLGKGIYTPVVEDKIRAVADVARTFMRKAHDAGVRIAFGTDAGVFEHGRNAGEFALMMGQGMTSREALAAATTGAAAVLDMEGQIGRIAPGYSADIIAVDGDPTEDARVLETVGWVMARGRVID, from the coding sequence GTGCGGATCATCGGACATTTGGCGATCGCGGCGGCGGCGCTCGGGTTCGGCACGGGCGTGCAGGCGCAGGATGCCGCGCCCGAAACGGCCCGGACCACGGTCATCCATGCCGACCGGCTGGTGGTGGACGCGGCTTCGCCCGTGCGCGGACCATCGACCGTGGTGGTCACCGACGGCAGGATCGCGAGCATCGCCGACGGTTTCGTCGAAGGTCCCGCGGGGGCGCGGGTCGTCCGGCTCGACGGCAAGACGCTGGTCCCCGGCCTCGTCGATCTCCACGTCCACCTCACCGGCGATCCGGGCGGAGATTTCTGGAAGGAAGCGATCGAGCCCGTCGAGTGGAGCGTCGTCGTCGGCACGAAGAACGCCGCCCGCACTGTTCGCGCAGGCTTCACCACCGTGCGCGAGGCAGGCAGCGGCGGGGCGAGCGCCTACGCCCTGCGGCGCGGGACCGAAGACGGCATGATCGTCGGCCCGCGCATCGTCGCGGCCGGCGCGCCCATCTCGATCATCGGCGGTCACGGCGACGTCACCGGCTTCCTGCCCGAGGTCAACGAACTGCTGTCGAGCGGGATGACCTGCACCGGCGCGAGCGAATGCGCCGCCAAGGTCCGCCGCGCCAGCCGCAATGGCGCCGACGTGATCAAGATCACCGCCACCGGCGGCGTGCTGAGCCAACAGGGCCGCGGGCTGGAGGCGCATTTCAGCGACGACGAGATGAAATCGATCGCAGACACCGCGCATTCGCTCGGCCTCAAGGTCATGGCCCACGCCCACGGCGCGCGCGGGATCGAGGCGGCGAGCCGCGCCGGCATCGATACGATCGAACACGGCACCTACATCGACGACGCCGCGATCCGCGAGATGAAGAAGAACGGCACCGTCCTCGTGCCCACCCTGATGGCGTTCCAGGGCGTCGCCGAGCGGCTGGGTAAGGGCATCTATACCCCGGTCGTCGAGGACAAGATCCGCGCGGTCGCCGACGTGGCGCGCACCTTCATGCGCAAGGCGCACGACGCGGGCGTCCGGATCGCCTTCGGCACCGACGCGGGCGTGTTCGAACACGGGCGTAACGCCGGCGAATTCGCGCTGATGATGGGTCAGGGCATGACCAGTCGCGAGGCGCTTGCCGCCGCCACCACGGGGGCTGCCGCGGTACTCGATATGGAAGGCCAGATCGGCCGCATCGCGCCCGGCTATTCCGCCGATATCATCGCGGTGGACGGCGACCCGACCGAGGATGCGCGCGTGCTCGAGACCGTCGGCTGGGTCATGGCTCGCGGCCGGGTGATCGACTGA
- a CDS encoding phytoene desaturase has translation MMTAEGKKACVIGAGFGGLALAIRLQSAGVKTVVVEARDKPGGRAYFWERDGFTFDAGPTVITDPDCLKELWALSGHDIADDVELMPVMPFYRLNWPDGVNFDYSNDEAGLRAEIDRVAPGDYPGYEDFLRYSAGVFEEGYLKLGDKPFLDFASMMKAAPALAKYGAWRSVYSVVSGYVKSEKLREALSFHTLLVGGNPMTTSSIYALIHKLEKDGGVWWARGGTNRLVAAMVRHFERLGGEVRLGDPVVKVHTIGNRATEVETKSGWKDRFNAVASNGDIMHTYRDLLGGTKRGDAQARSLSRKRFSPSLFVVHFGLEGTWPGIPHHAILFGPRYKGLLDDIYEHGVLPQDFSIYLHHPTVTDPSMAPPGRSTFYALVPVAHMGKLAIDWEAVGPMLEKRILDELGRRLIPDIHDRIVTKFHYAPRDFATDLSAHQGSAFSLEPILTQSAYFRGHNRDDVIENFYLVGAGTHPGAGIPGVVGSAKATAGLMLEDLAA, from the coding sequence ATGATGACGGCTGAAGGCAAGAAGGCGTGCGTGATCGGGGCCGGGTTCGGCGGGCTGGCGCTCGCTATCCGGCTGCAATCCGCCGGCGTGAAGACGGTGGTCGTCGAAGCGCGCGACAAGCCGGGCGGGCGCGCCTATTTCTGGGAACGCGACGGCTTCACCTTCGATGCCGGCCCGACCGTCATCACCGATCCCGACTGCCTGAAAGAGCTGTGGGCGCTTTCGGGCCACGACATCGCCGACGATGTCGAACTGATGCCGGTGATGCCGTTCTACCGCCTCAACTGGCCCGACGGCGTCAATTTCGACTACTCGAACGACGAAGCGGGCCTGCGCGCCGAGATCGACCGCGTCGCGCCGGGCGACTACCCGGGCTACGAGGATTTCCTGCGCTATTCGGCCGGGGTGTTCGAAGAAGGCTATCTCAAACTCGGCGACAAGCCGTTCCTCGACTTCGCCAGCATGATGAAGGCGGCCCCCGCGCTCGCCAAGTACGGCGCGTGGCGCAGCGTCTATTCGGTCGTCTCGGGCTACGTGAAAAGCGAGAAGCTGCGCGAGGCGCTGAGCTTCCACACCCTGCTCGTCGGCGGCAACCCGATGACGACGAGCTCGATCTACGCGCTCATCCACAAGCTGGAAAAGGACGGCGGCGTCTGGTGGGCGCGCGGCGGCACCAACCGGCTGGTGGCCGCGATGGTCCGCCATTTCGAGCGGCTGGGCGGCGAGGTCAGGCTGGGCGACCCGGTGGTCAAGGTGCACACCATCGGCAACCGCGCGACCGAGGTCGAGACGAAAAGCGGCTGGAAGGACCGGTTCAACGCCGTCGCCAGCAACGGCGACATCATGCACACCTATCGCGACCTCCTCGGCGGCACCAAGCGCGGCGACGCGCAGGCGCGCAGCCTGTCGAGGAAACGCTTCAGTCCTTCGCTGTTCGTCGTCCACTTCGGGCTGGAGGGGACCTGGCCCGGCATCCCGCACCACGCGATCCTGTTCGGCCCCCGCTACAAGGGGCTGCTCGACGATATCTACGAACACGGCGTGCTGCCGCAGGATTTCTCGATCTATCTCCACCACCCCACCGTCACCGACCCCAGCATGGCCCCGCCGGGCAGAAGCACGTTCTATGCGCTCGTCCCCGTCGCCCACATGGGCAAGCTGGCGATCGACTGGGAAGCGGTCGGCCCGATGCTGGAGAAGCGGATTCTCGACGAGCTCGGCCGGCGGCTGATCCCCGACATCCACGACCGGATCGTCACCAAGTTCCACTACGCCCCGCGCGACTTCGCGACCGACCTGTCGGCGCACCAGGGCAGCGCGTTTTCTCTCGAGCCGATCCTGACCCAGAGCGCCTATTTCCGCGGCCACAACCGCGACGACGTGATCGAGAACTTCTACCTCGTGGGCGCCGGCACCCACCCGGGTGCAGGCATCCCCGGCGTCGTCGGCAGCGCCAAGGCGACCGCGGGCCTGATGCTGGAGGATCTGGCGGCGTGA
- a CDS encoding DUF885 domain-containing protein yields MTGQTFKALLAGTAAMAVGACATVPTAEPAAGTPAVAASEPAQTALAAHDALYALFERTDRDMIARNPIAAWYRGDFSRTDTLGNLFSKDAILAERAAAQTAVADLAQIDRASLNADDRIAYDVFLYNQRNAIAGTEPAMLRFATALPVDHFTGFHISYPRLSTPGGPLPFETVADYDNTLKRHAEIPVLMDRAIAQFRTGMANGIVHPRVAVTTMIEQLDTQLKLTTEQSPYWKPVAEMPAGFAVADRTRLTAGFRQAIERDIRPSLQKLRTFLADEYLPKARESVGLGGLPGGDAVYAFEVENSTTLPLTPDAVHRLGLSEVARIETALAAARAEAGTRKPEIYRDKAALTEAWYDIQKKVDPLLPRLFSSIPRTPLEIKPYEEYREKFNLAASYNQGNPDTGKPGTFYFSGYDLPNREVSPTIALFMHEGNPGHHFQIMTKIENEDLPAFLRYGGFTAYSEGWGLYAESLGYELGLYDDPIEKIGAMQGGELLRAVRLVVDTGLHSKGWSRQQAVDYMIAHGQPREFAESETNRYIVMPGQALAYKIGELKIKELRQRAEAALGDRFDVRRFHAQVLDTGALPMPVLEKKIDDWIAAGGV; encoded by the coding sequence ATGACGGGACAAACATTCAAGGCGCTGCTGGCGGGCACGGCGGCGATGGCCGTGGGAGCCTGCGCCACGGTACCGACTGCCGAACCGGCGGCGGGCACCCCCGCGGTGGCCGCTTCGGAGCCGGCGCAAACGGCATTGGCCGCGCACGATGCCCTCTACGCCCTGTTCGAGCGGACGGACCGGGATATGATCGCGCGCAATCCGATCGCGGCCTGGTATCGCGGCGACTTCAGCCGGACGGACACCCTCGGCAACCTGTTCTCGAAAGATGCCATCCTGGCAGAGCGCGCAGCCGCACAGACGGCGGTGGCGGATCTCGCGCAAATCGACCGCGCATCGCTGAACGCCGATGACCGCATCGCGTACGACGTCTTCCTATACAATCAGCGCAATGCGATCGCGGGCACGGAACCGGCCATGCTGCGCTTCGCGACCGCGCTGCCGGTCGACCATTTCACCGGCTTTCACATCTCGTATCCACGCCTCTCGACGCCGGGCGGGCCGTTGCCGTTCGAGACGGTCGCCGATTACGACAACACGCTGAAGCGGCACGCCGAGATACCCGTGCTGATGGACCGGGCGATCGCGCAATTCCGGACCGGCATGGCGAACGGCATCGTCCATCCGCGCGTGGCGGTGACGACGATGATCGAACAACTCGACACGCAGCTGAAACTGACGACTGAGCAGTCTCCGTACTGGAAACCGGTCGCCGAAATGCCCGCCGGTTTCGCGGTTGCCGATCGCACCCGGCTGACCGCGGGTTTCCGCCAGGCAATCGAGCGCGACATCCGCCCGTCGCTGCAGAAACTGCGCACGTTCCTCGCCGACGAATATTTGCCGAAGGCGCGCGAATCCGTGGGGTTGGGCGGCCTTCCGGGCGGAGACGCGGTCTACGCCTTCGAGGTCGAGAACAGCACGACGCTGCCCCTGACGCCCGATGCGGTCCACCGGCTCGGCCTGTCGGAAGTCGCGCGGATCGAGACCGCGCTGGCCGCCGCCCGGGCGGAGGCCGGCACCCGCAAGCCGGAAATCTACCGCGACAAGGCGGCGCTGACAGAGGCGTGGTACGACATCCAGAAGAAGGTCGATCCGCTGCTGCCGCGCTTGTTTTCGAGCATTCCCAGGACCCCGCTCGAGATCAAGCCGTACGAGGAATACCGCGAGAAGTTCAACCTCGCAGCCAGCTACAACCAGGGGAACCCCGACACCGGCAAGCCGGGTACGTTCTACTTCAGCGGATACGACCTTCCCAATCGCGAGGTGTCACCCACGATCGCGCTGTTCATGCACGAGGGCAATCCGGGCCACCACTTCCAGATCATGACTAAGATCGAGAACGAGGACTTGCCCGCCTTCCTGCGGTACGGCGGGTTCACCGCGTACTCCGAAGGGTGGGGCCTCTATGCCGAAAGCCTGGGCTACGAGCTCGGCCTCTACGACGATCCGATCGAGAAGATCGGCGCGATGCAGGGCGGCGAACTGCTGCGCGCCGTGCGGCTGGTGGTCGACACCGGCCTTCATTCAAAGGGCTGGAGCCGCCAGCAGGCGGTCGACTACATGATCGCGCACGGCCAGCCGCGCGAGTTCGCCGAGAGCGAAACCAATCGCTACATCGTGATGCCGGGACAGGCGCTGGCCTACAAGATCGGCGAGCTCAAGATCAAGGAACTGCGCCAGCGGGCCGAAGCGGCGCTGGGCGACCGGTTCGACGTGCGGCGTTTCCACGCGCAGGTGCTCGATACCGGCGCGTTGCCGATGCCGGTGCTGGAGAAGAAGATCGACGACTGGATCGCCGCGGGCGGGGTCTGA
- a CDS encoding response regulator, with translation MLADADELSAAATVDTLMGAGHAVARFANSAQTLEAIRFRQPHCVILDSHLPGGAMRTLRVIRQNYGSACLPVVMQAHPDATSACRTIRSEGVNAVLAKPASEDELIWQVSKLVVLARRTICSTPRPAAMPTLPIRAAGVARRFC, from the coding sequence GTGCTGGCCGATGCCGACGAGTTGTCGGCCGCCGCGACCGTGGATACGCTGATGGGCGCAGGCCATGCCGTCGCCCGGTTCGCCAATAGCGCTCAGACGCTCGAAGCGATCCGGTTTCGCCAGCCGCACTGCGTCATTCTCGATTCACACCTGCCGGGCGGGGCAATGCGGACTTTGCGGGTCATCCGCCAGAATTACGGGTCGGCTTGCCTGCCGGTCGTGATGCAAGCCCATCCCGATGCGACCTCCGCCTGCCGGACCATTCGCTCCGAAGGGGTCAATGCCGTTCTCGCCAAACCTGCGAGCGAGGACGAACTGATCTGGCAGGTCAGCAAACTGGTCGTGCTGGCGCGACGGACGATTTGCTCCACACCGCGGCCCGCCGCTATGCCGACGCTGCCGATCAGAGCGGCCGGGGTCGCGCGCCGCTTCTGCTAG
- a CDS encoding MipA/OmpV family protein, producing MRNAFAASGLALAIALVAAPAAAQDQPVTAGPADSVEPPPQTVYDGDWLSVGIGGGYSPSYDGSNDYVFFPAPLVQGNVGGIGIQPRPAGLALDLIDDADDSTVGFNLGPVARVRTNRARQVKDPVVEAAGKLKTGIDVGANAGVAFKKVLNPYDSLSFGVDALWDVNGASSGMTLSPTVSYFTPLSRGIAASLSLSAERGDDDFNDYYYSVNTAQSLASGLPIYRADGGWNKAGANVLVGIDFDGDLANGGLAAVVIGGYSRMLGDAKRTPYTSIRGSADQWFGALGIGYTF from the coding sequence ATGAGGAATGCATTCGCCGCGTCGGGCCTCGCGCTCGCAATCGCTCTCGTCGCCGCTCCGGCCGCCGCGCAGGACCAGCCGGTCACCGCGGGCCCCGCGGACTCGGTCGAGCCGCCGCCGCAGACGGTCTACGACGGCGACTGGCTGTCGGTCGGCATCGGCGGGGGCTATTCGCCCAGCTACGATGGCTCGAATGACTACGTGTTCTTTCCGGCGCCGCTCGTCCAGGGCAACGTCGGCGGGATCGGCATCCAGCCGCGCCCGGCGGGTCTCGCGCTCGACTTGATCGACGATGCCGACGACAGCACGGTCGGGTTCAATCTCGGCCCGGTCGCGCGCGTTCGTACGAACCGCGCCCGCCAGGTCAAGGACCCGGTGGTCGAGGCCGCGGGCAAGCTGAAGACCGGCATCGACGTCGGCGCCAACGCGGGCGTCGCGTTCAAGAAGGTGCTCAACCCTTACGATTCGCTGTCGTTCGGGGTCGATGCGCTGTGGGACGTGAACGGCGCGAGCAGCGGCATGACGCTGAGCCCGACGGTATCGTACTTCACCCCGCTGAGCCGCGGTATCGCCGCCTCGCTGTCGCTCTCGGCGGAGCGCGGGGACGACGACTTCAACGACTACTACTACTCGGTGAACACCGCCCAGTCGCTGGCTTCGGGCCTGCCGATCTACCGGGCCGACGGTGGGTGGAACAAGGCGGGGGCGAACGTCCTCGTCGGCATCGATTTCGACGGTGATCTGGCCAACGGCGGTCTCGCCGCGGTCGTCATCGGCGGATATTCGCGGATGCTCGGCGATGCCAAGCGCACGCCCTACACCAGCATCCGCGGCAGTGCCGACCAGTGGTTCGGTGCGCTGGGCATCGGCTACACCTTCTGA
- a CDS encoding DUF885 domain-containing protein has translation MTFRTLILVSIAALPLGACTTMAGGSAPLAAAPATEAVPPRAAQSAHDRLFAVFAADDEASLQLNPLSAIYRGDLRYADRIGDFGADAYNDAVRSQASRSLAALGGIDRADLSPTDRIAYDVFEYQQREALKGLTPEMLALTDVRPVNHFTGIHTFYPTFSSGEGAAPYKTVRDYENGLSRNRNYVEIVDRSIARMREGMASGVLETKLTISNAVQQLDTQIAMKPEDTPYWSPIAKFPADIPAADRARLTAAYRASIGEVQAANTRLRNFLRDEYLPVARDSVGLSQMKGGAKLYEAMIESSTTLPLTADYLHELGLSEVARILGEMEKIRTQVGFKGTLPQFFEYLRDDPQFKPKSRADLTERYYAVGRIVDSKVGEYFDTLPKAPLEIRPYPEYREKFEAGGSYEQGTPDGSRPGVFHFNAYDLPSRTTPGINTLYLHEGAPGHHFQISLAQENEALPAFMRYGGNTAYVEGWALYAETLGYPMGLYEDPYQHFGTLNDEMLRAMRLVVDTGIHAKGWSRDKAIAYMLANSGMGRTDATAEVERYIAIPSQALAYKVGALTIQRLRDKAEKALGDRFDIRRFHTQVLDTGALPLPVLEKKIDDWIAAGGR, from the coding sequence ATGACTTTCCGCACCCTGATCCTTGTGTCGATCGCCGCGCTGCCGCTCGGCGCGTGCACGACGATGGCGGGGGGCTCCGCGCCGCTCGCCGCCGCGCCCGCCACCGAGGCGGTCCCGCCCCGCGCAGCGCAATCGGCGCACGACCGTCTGTTCGCCGTCTTCGCCGCCGACGACGAGGCGAGCCTGCAGCTCAACCCGCTCAGCGCCATCTATCGCGGCGACCTGCGCTACGCCGACCGCATCGGCGACTTCGGTGCCGACGCCTACAACGACGCCGTCCGTTCGCAGGCCAGCCGCAGCCTTGCCGCGCTCGGCGGGATCGACCGGGCGGACCTCTCCCCCACGGACCGCATCGCCTACGACGTGTTCGAGTATCAGCAGCGCGAGGCGCTGAAGGGCCTGACGCCCGAGATGCTCGCGCTGACCGACGTGCGCCCGGTCAATCACTTCACCGGCATCCACACCTTCTACCCCACGTTCTCGAGCGGGGAGGGCGCGGCGCCCTACAAGACGGTTCGCGACTACGAGAACGGCCTTAGCCGCAACCGCAACTACGTCGAGATCGTCGACCGTTCGATCGCCCGCATGCGCGAAGGCATGGCGAGCGGCGTGCTGGAAACGAAGCTGACGATCAGCAACGCGGTCCAGCAGCTCGACACGCAGATCGCGATGAAGCCGGAAGACACCCCGTACTGGTCCCCCATCGCGAAATTTCCCGCCGACATCCCGGCGGCGGACCGCGCTCGCCTGACGGCGGCCTATCGCGCTTCGATCGGCGAGGTGCAGGCGGCCAACACGCGGCTGCGCAATTTCCTGCGCGACGAGTACCTGCCGGTCGCCCGCGACAGCGTGGGCCTGTCGCAGATGAAGGGCGGGGCGAAGCTCTATGAAGCGATGATCGAAAGCTCGACCACGCTGCCGCTCACCGCCGATTACCTGCACGAACTCGGCCTGTCGGAAGTCGCGCGCATCCTGGGCGAGATGGAGAAGATCAGGACGCAGGTCGGTTTCAAGGGCACGCTCCCGCAGTTCTTCGAGTACCTGCGCGACGATCCGCAGTTCAAGCCGAAGAGCCGTGCGGACCTGACCGAGCGCTACTATGCGGTCGGCCGCATAGTGGACAGCAAGGTAGGCGAATACTTCGACACCCTTCCCAAGGCGCCGCTCGAAATCCGGCCCTATCCCGAATACCGCGAAAAGTTCGAGGCGGGCGGTAGCTACGAGCAGGGCACGCCCGACGGCAGTCGCCCGGGCGTGTTCCATTTCAACGCCTACGACCTGCCCAGTCGGACCACTCCGGGTATCAACACGCTCTACCTGCACGAAGGGGCGCCGGGGCATCACTTCCAGATCAGCCTCGCGCAGGAGAACGAGGCGCTGCCCGCCTTCATGCGCTACGGCGGCAACACCGCCTATGTCGAAGGCTGGGCGCTCTATGCCGAAACCCTCGGCTATCCGATGGGGCTTTACGAGGACCCGTACCAGCACTTCGGCACGCTCAACGACGAGATGCTGCGTGCGATGCGGCTGGTCGTCGACACCGGCATCCATGCCAAGGGTTGGAGCCGGGACAAGGCGATCGCCTACATGCTGGCGAACAGCGGCATGGGCCGGACCGACGCGACCGCCGAGGTCGAACGCTACATCGCGATTCCCAGTCAGGCGCTGGCTTACAAGGTCGGCGCGCTGACCATCCAGCGGCTGCGCGACAAGGCGGAAAAGGCGCTGGGAGACCGGTTCGACATCCGCCGCTTCCACACGCAGGTACTCGATACCGGCGCCCTGCCGCTGCCGGTGCTGGAAAAGAAGATCGACGACTGGATCGCGGCCGGCGGCCGATAA
- the crtY gene encoding lycopene beta-cyclase CrtY: MSGRMIDVAIAGGGLAGGLAALALHRARPELRIALVESGRTLGGNHRWSWFASDLEADGADLLRPFRTTRWDGYDVRFPGFERTLGTGYASMNSKDFDAALRRELPAEAIVTGRRVAALDARGIDLADGTRIDARAVIDARGIAGAPGLEGGWQVFMGRRMRTAKPHGIECPTIMDADVAQHGALRFVYTLPLGADQLFVEDTYYADTPDLDRKALSARIDRYCEQRGWTGEPRDFETGVLPVVTGGSLARFRAAHSVPGVALAGVRGGFFHPLTSYSLPFAVRTALAVAQDADLPGDQLAAMLESRANALWRATRYYRRLGRMMFGAGSPEERWRAFALVYRRPEDVIERFYAARSTRIDRARILMGKPPVPVLGAMRALATGGNSLAKAAA, from the coding sequence ATGAGCGGGCGCATGATCGACGTGGCGATTGCCGGAGGGGGCCTGGCGGGCGGGCTCGCCGCGCTCGCGCTTCACCGTGCGCGGCCCGAACTGCGCATCGCGCTGGTCGAGAGCGGGCGGACGCTCGGCGGCAATCACCGGTGGAGCTGGTTCGCGAGCGACCTCGAAGCCGACGGCGCCGACCTGCTGCGACCGTTCCGCACGACGCGGTGGGACGGCTACGACGTGCGCTTCCCCGGTTTCGAGCGGACGCTGGGAACCGGCTACGCCTCGATGAACTCGAAGGACTTCGATGCCGCGCTGCGCCGCGAACTGCCTGCCGAGGCGATCGTCACCGGCCGCCGGGTGGCGGCGCTCGATGCGCGCGGGATCGACCTTGCGGACGGCACGCGGATCGACGCCCGGGCGGTCATCGACGCGCGCGGGATCGCCGGTGCGCCGGGGCTGGAGGGCGGATGGCAGGTCTTCATGGGCCGCCGCATGCGCACGGCAAAGCCCCACGGCATCGAATGCCCGACGATCATGGATGCCGACGTCGCGCAGCACGGCGCGCTGCGCTTCGTCTACACCCTGCCGCTCGGCGCCGACCAGCTGTTCGTCGAGGACACCTACTACGCCGACACGCCGGACCTCGACCGCAAGGCGCTGTCGGCCCGGATCGACCGGTACTGCGAGCAGCGCGGCTGGACGGGCGAGCCGCGCGATTTCGAAACCGGCGTCCTGCCGGTCGTGACCGGCGGCAGTCTCGCCCGCTTTCGCGCGGCGCATTCCGTGCCCGGCGTGGCGCTGGCGGGCGTGCGCGGCGGGTTCTTCCATCCGCTCACCAGCTACAGCCTGCCCTTCGCGGTGCGCACCGCGCTCGCCGTCGCGCAAGACGCGGACCTGCCCGGCGACCAGCTCGCCGCCATGCTGGAATCGCGGGCGAACGCGCTGTGGCGGGCGACCCGGTACTACCGCAGGCTCGGCCGGATGATGTTCGGCGCGGGCAGCCCGGAAGAGCGCTGGCGCGCCTTCGCGCTCGTCTATCGCCGGCCGGAAGACGTGATCGAACGTTTCTATGCCGCGCGCTCGACCCGAATCGACCGCGCGCGCATTCTCATGGGCAAACCGCCCGTTCCGGTGCTGGGCGCGATGCGCGCGCTGGCGACCGGCGGCAATTCTCTGGCAAAGGCAGCGGCATGA
- a CDS encoding flavin-containing monooxygenase — protein sequence MASAPAIDKEALRRKYAEERDKRLRAEGADQYRRLESEFADLAADPYRPVEPRDPVTDHVTFAFVGGGFAGLVVGARLKEAGIDDVRIIDKAGDFGGTWYWNRYPGAQCDTASMIYLPLLEETGHMPTEKYAHAPEIREHCSRIGRQYKLYENALFHTRVTDLRWDSEAQVWTIETDRGDRFTAKYVGLGTGPLHVAKLPGLPGIETFRGKAFHTSRWDYAFTGGDPEGAPMTKLADKRVAIIGTGATSVQAVPHLARAAKKLFVFQRTPSSVDERGNAPIDPEWFAGVAEPGWQRRWHENFVGNMGAGNAKEDWVQDGWTDLGKRIRKEIATLPPEERTPANILAKWEDADHQKMEEIRQRAARIVEDPAAGEALKAWYRQLCKRPCFHDEYLQAFNEPGVTLVDTGGKGVERITENGVVANGTEYPVDCIVYASGFEVGTEYTDRAGFDASGRGGTKLSEYWADGMRTLHGLHVRGFPNMFVVQPTQAANFIANVPHNIVDHADTIAAVVREAEERGAATVEPQEEAQKAWVDLIASGPGMNLGGTECTPGYYNNEGKGFDDRTRFFAGHPQGAMAYFTHIDAWRRSGDFAGLEFG from the coding sequence ATGGCCAGCGCACCCGCGATCGACAAGGAAGCCCTCCGCCGCAAGTACGCCGAGGAGCGTGACAAGCGCCTGCGGGCCGAAGGGGCGGATCAATACCGCCGGCTCGAAAGCGAGTTCGCCGATCTCGCCGCCGACCCCTATCGCCCGGTCGAGCCGCGCGACCCGGTTACCGATCACGTGACCTTCGCCTTCGTCGGCGGCGGGTTCGCGGGGCTCGTGGTGGGCGCGCGGCTGAAGGAAGCCGGCATCGACGACGTGCGCATCATCGACAAGGCGGGCGACTTCGGCGGCACGTGGTACTGGAACCGCTATCCCGGCGCGCAGTGCGACACCGCGAGCATGATCTACCTGCCGCTGCTCGAGGAAACCGGCCACATGCCGACCGAGAAGTACGCCCACGCGCCCGAAATCCGCGAACACTGCAGCCGCATCGGCCGGCAGTACAAATTGTACGAGAACGCGCTGTTCCACACGCGCGTCACCGACCTCCGCTGGGATAGCGAGGCGCAGGTCTGGACCATCGAGACCGATCGGGGCGACCGGTTCACCGCGAAATACGTCGGGCTCGGCACCGGGCCGCTGCACGTCGCCAAGCTGCCGGGGCTGCCGGGCATCGAGACCTTCCGCGGCAAGGCCTTCCACACCAGCCGCTGGGACTACGCCTTCACCGGCGGCGATCCCGAAGGCGCGCCGATGACGAAGCTCGCCGACAAGCGGGTGGCGATCATCGGCACCGGCGCGACTTCGGTCCAGGCGGTGCCGCACCTGGCGCGGGCGGCGAAGAAGCTGTTCGTGTTCCAGCGCACCCCGTCCTCGGTCGACGAGCGCGGCAATGCGCCGATCGACCCCGAATGGTTCGCGGGCGTGGCCGAGCCGGGCTGGCAGCGCCGCTGGCACGAGAACTTCGTCGGCAACATGGGCGCAGGGAATGCGAAGGAAGACTGGGTGCAGGACGGCTGGACCGACCTCGGCAAGCGCATCCGCAAGGAGATCGCGACGCTGCCCCCCGAGGAGCGGACCCCCGCCAACATCCTCGCCAAGTGGGAGGATGCCGACCACCAGAAGATGGAGGAGATCCGCCAGCGCGCCGCGCGCATCGTCGAGGACCCCGCCGCGGGCGAGGCGCTGAAGGCATGGTACCGCCAGCTTTGCAAGCGGCCGTGCTTCCACGACGAATACCTCCAGGCCTTCAACGAACCGGGCGTCACGCTGGTGGACACCGGCGGCAAGGGAGTCGAGCGGATCACCGAGAACGGCGTGGTGGCGAACGGGACCGAGTACCCGGTCGACTGCATCGTCTATGCCTCGGGCTTCGAGGTCGGCACCGAATATACCGACCGCGCCGGGTTCGACGCGTCCGGGCGGGGCGGGACGAAGCTGTCCGAATACTGGGCCGACGGTATGCGGACCCTGCACGGGCTGCACGTGCGCGGTTTCCCCAACATGTTCGTCGTCCAGCCGACGCAGGCGGCCAATTTCATCGCCAATGTGCCGCACAACATCGTCGACCATGCCGACACCATCGCCGCCGTCGTGCGCGAGGCGGAGGAGCGGGGCGCGGCGACGGTCGAGCCGCAGGAGGAGGCACAGAAGGCCTGGGTCGACCTCATCGCGAGCGGGCCGGGCATGAACCTCGGCGGGACCGAATGCACGCCCGGCTACTACAACAACGAAGGCAAGGGCTTCGACGACCGGACCCGCTTCTTTGCCGGGCATCCGCAAGGCGCGATGGCGTATTTCACCCACATCGACGCCTGGCGCAGGTCGGGCGACTTCGCAGGGTTGGAGTTCGGCTGA